Part of the Candoia aspera isolate rCanAsp1 chromosome 1, rCanAsp1.hap2, whole genome shotgun sequence genome, GAAAGTTTGCTGCTGATGCAGTTAAACTGGAGGTCATGATAAAGGTAAAATCAAGGTTTCTTATCTTATTAAATGTATTTCCAAAGTTCCTTCACATGGTACATGTTCAGAAGTACTGCAAATATAAGTATTATTTGTATCTTTTGTTGCATGCTTTCAATCATACATGATATCAATGTTAAATACCAAGTATAAAATCAATCTAATAGCAAATTATGGGTAAAGAAATTAAATTAGAAGTACATTACTTTATAACAAGGCTATTGATCCCATTATCCatatattatgaattttattcatTCTCCATCTAGAAttaaatgtgcttttaaaaaaacactgtaaATCCATGGATGGCAGATTCTAGCTTATACTATTGTGCTTTTCTTTTATAAATCTGAAATATCTGATACAGTAAACTTTCTAAATTTAAGTATCTTTAAAATAATGAAGTTTACAAATTGgatatttttcaaaagctttaCATTAGGGTTGGACCAGTAGATGTTAACATGCAACATTCAAAGCTAGGATACGGATTttcaatatttaattattttttaaatattgtaaatgCTATTCTCTTGACTATTTGAACAGGAAATCAAAATGAAACTTGTTTCTCCTTTCCCAGTATTAATAACTTTCCTATTTATAACCTTCCAACTTGAAATTTAAAGAGATTGCAGGTATATGAATTCAAAATTGATATATGCTAAACTGTGGATCACTTGCCAGCATTTTCTGGCCTTAGGTGCTATTGCACGTTCTTCTGCGTTGTCCTTAGTACCTTGGTCCCTTAATGAATGAAATCTTATAGGACTTGAGTCTGGCAGAAGTTTTCTATTTTGCCAATCTCTCATTCCAGATTAAATGGCAATGATTTCTTATACTATCTTTTCAACCAGTTTACCAAGTAACTtacatgtttttttctcccttcttcttaGGAACGAATGTTTGGTACTGCAAATGGAAAGTAGACATGCCAAACTTCATGGATGTTATATAGATGTAAAGATTTACATGCTGCACATGAAAAGATTTTCTGTATTCACAGATTTCTATATGAATTTGCAGAGAAAAGATTCTCCGTGTCTGCTGCGCTTTTATATATCAGGATTGTATTATTACAATTCTGTATCAccaatatttttattcttcactATATTGCAGATGCATAGAGGACCAATTGACTAGCTTTTTTCTTCAAGGTACTAATAATAAAacattctgatgtatgggtgcaTTCCAAAAGAATAAAATGTACTATTTATACGGATTTGTTGAACTTTACTGAGGCAAGTCCTCCATTTGAAGGGCATGTACGTACTGTTTCTACAAACAAAATTACTGTAAGATTATAGCAAATGTGTTTTATAAACATTCAATTCTTAGAATTATGGGACACCTCCGTACTATTCTTGTAATGTAGAGTTAATtatatctcacagggttgtggaaaaaataggaggaagaagcatTATGTACAAACTGGGACTCCCTCAATCCTCAGTATTTTCCTTAGAATGGAAGTTATGTTAGACTAGAATTAGGGAGACCCAtattcaagtccaccttcagcctcAGGAGCTCACTGGTGATTCTGGGCCCGttactctcagcccagcctatctcacagaATGAAACCAGAGACAAATAAAATTACTCTACTTGAGGGGGGCACAGTGGCAACAGCAGCCAGGGAAGGAGACtgcattataatttatatttatatcccatctcaagatgggatataaatctaaattataatGCAGTCAAGTATTGATTGATCAACTCTACCCCTCGAGTAATTTTGTCTCTGATTTATGATCTCCAGATCTGTAAGTGGGATTTTGGTGCCTAGTGATATTTTGGCCTGGGTCATGCTCCTGTCTGCTGTTTTCCCACATGCCTAAACTTTAAACTGATACTGCCTTTTCTCAATAACAGAACAATGTTGCAGCTGCATTGAACATCTTCACTAACTCCCTCATTTTAAATGTAAGTTTCAGTCAGTGTCAAAGTCCTTTCCAAATGACCATTAATAGTACACTGTATCTCCTTGGATTGAACCCTGTCAGATATAATACAGAACTTCCATTCTAAGGGAAACACTGGGGATCGAGGGAGTCCCAGTTTGTCAGTTTCGGTTTAAGAGTACACTGGTGGTATCTAATGCTAGCATGAGTCAAGAAAGAATTCATGTATTTCATTAAGCACTTCTATTTTCCCATCATAATCTGAGTATAGATTAAGtccatatatttttatactgctgtTTTATTAACTGATAATATTCTTTTATGCAAGGATGTTTTGTAGTAGTTTTAAAGTCTAACTGATAGCAGCTTGGGACCAAGACATCAGCAATCTTCTCTTTCtaacttgttttttccccccacgaGCTGCCCACTTGGCAACAATGAAACAGTTTCTACAAAATGCAAATCATTCCTGCCTTGCTATTTTAgtggaattttaaaaagcagagcacAAATATTATTGCAATACTTTTTTAGGTTTTGTAATTTTGGAAAAGTTGCTTTCTTTTGGTGTTGCATGCAAGTGCACTGGAGGAGatagtttgctttaaaaaaaacatttttaactgTAACGGAAAGCATTCTTCCTCTGGTTCCTGTGCTGTAGTAAAACTACTCTATGATATTGTGTGCGTTACCCAACCAAATTGTCTGAGTctacacaatacactgaaccataaggTAGCCATATGGGATAGATTTGCACTAGGCTACAGAGGTTGGCTGGTTTGTTATTTAGCCTGTTACATGAATCCAGCCCTTGATTCCCAAACTGTAGTTAACAAAAGAATCTCAAGTACTGCTTCAGTCTTGAGTCAAAATTGTACTGTACGTAACCTCTGCAAGTAGGGTGCCATTTCTATCATTAGTAAATAAGATCCACAACTTGAATATAATTAATATGATAGTATGAAGCCTTCGTATtgtcaattatttattttaagaataaaattgAATAATTACATGCATGAATATGGCTAATCACTATCCTAATGTGTTAGATGACACACGCAAATAAAAACCGAAGTAAAATTTAGTCAATCGAGTAACTTTCTTCTATAGTAGGCAAAATAAATGAACCACAATTGTCATGCTGCAACAAATGATCACATGGAAGACACTAACCATCCCCATTAAATACAATTAACCTATCCTattgtaaaattaaatatttttagtgTCAATTGTTCCTTTTTTTGAAGTTCACAACTTGTTACTAGTAATATCACTCACTGTAACCTTCACAATGATATATTTAAGTCGTATAGCTTGAAACCTAATTCACAATTATCTGAAATGGTAACATGGAGCTAACAGATTTGGCGTTGACTTACAAGATTACAACATCACACAGGCTTAGCGCAAATCTTACATTGGTTTTGCCCAGTCAGGCACAATGGAAAACTTAGCTAAGAAGCAATAGTTTACACAGACTACAGTTGACGAAGTTCAGAAATACAGGAAATTGTGACTGAAAGTTTTCAAATCAATTTCCCCTTAGTTTATGAAGGTAggagaaaatacattatttttagacTCATGCACACAGTGAGCATCTATGGATATTGTTACATCTGATATCAGGCTTTACTATTTGAATTAAgaagaatattgttttttaaatcagcttGCTTGTTCATGAGTTACAAAATACCATCTTCAGAAATCAGCTGTGTTCTTTTCTATTGGTTGATAAATGAAAGATTACATATTTTCACAAGTCAAAGAACACTTCCATGTTCATTTATTCTGCTCATTCACAGGGATGTTTCAGTCATTTTCTGCTGAAAGAAACATTGCACTGAGTTAGATTACAGTAAGCAAAAGTTTGCATCTACAGCTAAAGAGTGATTTTCATATGATAGATTTAGGAATAAAATGCTTGAGAATACTCCCACCAACAACTAAACAATATACATTTTCTCCTTATTCTACCAACAACCCCAAATTGAACAATTTCAGAAGGGGGGGGGAACACTGGCACAAAACACCACAGCTGTTATAGTAACACCCAGTAATACAGCGATCCATTTGCAAAGGCCAACATTCTGTATATTACTAAATTTCACctgccttttctcacctgccactgcagagaaaaatAAGGTTCTGCACAGCTGTAACAGTAGAATTTTCATTTTGTCCAGTGACAAGGTGCCTGTCAAGCACTACATGAACTGCATCTGCCTTGCTGGCTGTATTGGGAAAAATATATTCACATCTTAATTCACACTTGTAGCTTAGGTCATTTTTCTAAAACCTCAGAAAAACttgagctattttttaaaattaataatttaagAGAGTGCTTTCTCTAATAGTTTTGTCTTGCTTGCTTATTTTCCTTTAGTGTGTGAAATTCACAATTGAATCCTGCATTGGTAAGATGTAGGGATTCCTCTTTAACAACCCTGGCTCAAACCTTGATTTAGAAGGTCAAGGTTGAGCCAGGGTAAGTCCCGTGCTTGGGTGCCCTCCTTTCTCatatggaaaaggaaaagtcAATATCGTGGTTGGGTTTCATCTCCTCCTCTTGCAGGTAAAGAAGGATATGGAGAACGACCATCACTCATTGCAGTCCATTTCACCAGAGTATTATCTAAACCAGGATCATGCAGCTCTCCATCTTATTTTGTATGGGTTGTACCTCACACAGTACCGGATGGAATAGAGTATTACCTTGGTAATTTTTATGCtgataagaaaatgaaatacagatCTGTGCTAGGACAGGGCCCCTCAGTGAGGCATGAAACCACACTTTTCATTCTAAAgcaagtgtttttcaaacttggtcatgctggctggggaattctgggagttgaagtccacacatcttaaagtggccaagtttgaaaaacactgctctaaagctaTAGGAAGGTGGAGATGCAGCCATGGCGGTGGGGGCATGTCCCAACTCTGGCTGGGATGACACCTTGTCCTGCCCACCCTGTTGTAAAATCATGCTTCTCAAGCTATAGCAAGGAGCAGCTGTGGCTATGGCAGGGACAGTGGGTCCTGGCCCTAACTTTGCCATATCCATGATGGCCTTGCTGCCTCACTCTCACAGGTTACCTCAGATAGAGGGGAGGTGCCATAAGCCCAGTGAATGGTAACAGTCCAGGAGTGGCTGTGCGCGCAGGAGCCATTAATCCCATACCCAGCTCCAATGCCAGTAAAAACCACCGCCACTATGCAGATCTCACTGCAGACATGCTGCCACTCTATCAAGTTCCAGTCACCAGGAAAGCAAACCGGCTCTGCTAACTTAACCCCCTGCACAGGCCTCAGTTGATGTTAGTGCTGCTATTCAGGCTGCCAAGACAGCTTTGTTGCACAATTTGCTATTAATTAGTCAGCAACAGCACTGTTTGAGATCGGTCCCACAAACAAGAATAAAGTAGAGTTTAGTTTGCTAATTTAGAAACAATACATCTCTTAATGCTTTTcaatgggggggggcaggagTGGGGTCTAACTATTCCTTGCTATGACCTCTACAGTGCTGCAAGTTTGATGCTATTAATCAGGTGGGTCCAGGGCAAAGAAGTAACTTCAACAGGCTTAAGAAAACCACCGTTGTCTCACTGTACTGCATTCTTAACATCACAAGATGTGCAAAAAGAAACCCTAGTCATCAAtactttaaaccagggtttctcaaccagggttccacggaaccctagggctccatgagaggtcactaggggttccctgggagatcacgatttatttaaagaattacttCAAAtgcgggcaacttcacattaaagaggtgagtttcattctttattttcagtttaagaacactgttaatgcatatatgcaggcctaccatgaaacaaatagaataattttgtaacttctgggctctgtttgagcctgaatctgcaggggttcccggaggcctgaaaaatatttcaagggctcctccaggatcaaaagttgagaaaggctgctttgaaCTCCTATAAATTATTACCATGTGACACATTTTAATGAGTTataattgcaaaattattttgtgtTCCTACATAAATATTGATTCTatcaattattaataaaaatccatggcagcagaaaatattaaaatgacaTACCACTAAAGGTAGCTCCAGAATCTTTTGAAAAGTCTTCAACAATAATGGGCAAACTAGCAAAACCAGGAAGTCTTACTAGTTCATAGACAGAAGGCTGGAAGAAACAAAATGATTAAAGatactatttttatattgtgatatAGTGAAACCTCTGCAGGAAGATACTCACATTTTGGTTACAAAAATAAACTTCCATGTAAGTCAACAAGGCAATTCCTAACCATATAGTCAGGATCACTTCTTACGACATACAGAATTAAACGCATTACTGTTGCAAACTATGCagcctctagaccagtgtttctcaaccgtggcagcttgaagatgtatggacttcaactcccataattccctagccagcattgttgagaaacactgctctagaccacaaatttctttaaaaaaaaaaaagggtataaTTTTATTCATCTGACAGTTGAATTACTAATTCAGTTTCATCATGGCTGTAATTTTGTTTATATTCGCTGAAAGTGATTTTCTTGGGATTATTTTACTAAAGTACTTTGGGAACCTCTTGGACATAAAGCAggattttgaagtttttttttaaagcaactataTGATGAAACTGTAATCTGAGAAATTCAGCCAcatgtgaaaaacaaaaataagctaCATCACATTACCCAGTTATCTAGCAGCACCTGGCCAATCTTGATCCATCTCCAAAAACATAGCAGGATCAGGCCAGTTTAGCATTTGGATTGGAGACCACTAGTAAATCCCAGGATTATAGGCTAGACCAGGACATTGAAAAACATCAAAAATAAGACAATGGCcagcaaaagctaaaattttcagaggataatatccTTTTGAATTCTATACCTAATACATGAAACTTTACAACTGGACAAGGTAAATTGATTCtccgtgcccttactatggctaaaaggCTGATACTGCAACACTGGAAAGATGGTCCcgtttactcaatggattgaggaCTTGATTGCACTTGCCACTTATGAGTGGATTGCCTACAGAtgcagactttgtatggacaaataaaatgaaatatgggacttatttatacaaattacagtaggttaaaaaaaatggaagtcatACAAATTTATTAAAACTATATACATCCTTGAATAATATGTCTGTTAGagaagtatatatagaattgtaacggGTTATTGCTATACTGTCCTATTATactgttcttttaattttttatatttttcattgcaCTTCTTCCACTTTTTTGTAAAACAATGTTTATGCTTTTTTCCCACTCTATCACAATGGATGTATCTCCATCAGTATTAtcgtattttttttcttttttgttattcattaaaaagctataaaaataaatacaaaaaaataagacaatggcaaatcacttccatactgttgccaagtaaGCTACGTAGGCCAGTCTGTGAAGTTATCAGGAATCAAGTTTCATTCATGGAGATTCAACTTCACATCATACAAGTTTCTACAGGAACTTTTCAGAAGAGCTATCTATTGTGAAAAATCCACTCTTGCTTCAGCATACAACACCTGCCCCTGTTAAGCTGTACTCTTGAAACACCCAGGATTTGTCTTCATTTGTGGCACAACATAAGGCAGCAACTCCATTTCCAATAGCACAAATAGGCTCTATAACGAGAAACAACGTTATATAAAAACCTTTAGGGGTGTATGAAAACGTTACTTTGAAATGGGTTTTCCTTTCAAAAACAGAATATACTATATTATCATATGCTGTATAATGCAGTATTTATTatttcctatttaatttttttttaaaaatgcaatgggGAAAGGGATCAAAAAGGTAGCAGAGGGAGACATAATATGGATGAGAACAGAATAAGCAATGCATATTTAAATGAGTTATTTGCAGTGTGCGTTCCTAGCAATTACTGAGCAGATTGTGCGTCTGGTATCATGTTATCCATATTTTTAAGGACTAGAGTCAAAATAGAAGAAGTATTATGGTATGTACATTTTATGCATTGATCACCGCTTCTTGCTCCATGCTTCCTAATCTACGACATCAGGATGTACACAATAGCACATGAAACACCAAAGAAGTTTACCTACTGTTCTCCGAACTGAAATGCTGCAATATTCTAGCTAAGTAGCCACTGTTTGCTAGATCTGTCAAAGCACCAGGACAGTCAGGGATCAACAAAGCATGGTATCTTGCACCTAAGCAGGAAGCACAGGCAAAGCTCAGTTCTATTACTTCAAAACCAGCTCATTTGCTTTGGCAGACAGGCAGAGATGACTCAAAGGAATGGTGGACAGTGCTCCCTTAAAGTATTTCCCACTGCCCTGTTTGCTCTACTAGCTTTCAGTAGCAATATATGAAGGGCCTGTGGAATAACAAGCTTGTCTGGTAACAATTTTTGCAACCCCCTCAGTCttcccaaagcctgggagaagacAAATGTATGGCAGAGGTATATTCAATCTGCCCAGCCTTTCTGCTAATAGAACGAACTGATTTACTCCCACGTTTGCCCCTAAAAGCTCAGCACCCTTTGGGGTAAATTTGGGAGTCAGGGAGGAAACAAGCAAAGGGAGGTCTGCTCACATATTagccatcctttaaaaaaaataattattacatccatccatcccaccatCACTACTGCCTAATGTCTTGAGTTTGTTCTGCTTGCTCTGAGAACAAGACAGAATCTGAAATTAGTTTTTGATCCTAACTTGCTGTCAATTAAAGTAATTTAAAGAAACTATTAAGTAAGTTTGGTTAGATAAAGGTGAAAGCAAACTCCTAAAATATGCCAAGAGGAAGTAGGAATCCATGGTTTTTATCGTGTCTGAACTACAAGAACAATCAAGGCTTTGAGAGCGAACTATATCTTTTCCTCCTAAAAATGCAAATGGAACAGTAATAGCTTCAAGGCAACTTAATTATCTATTTaaattatcttcattttaaaatgctatAATCTGGTAGAATTGT contains:
- the GATD1 gene encoding glutamine amidotransferase-like class 1 domain-containing protein 1 isoform X3, with product MSERLSKPTCLIVASAAAAGVSADSFFHSFTLASSAFNLQVATPGGKPIDFVGVNEANMRWIQDFRMKSYANPAKLESTDGARYHALLIPDCPGALTDLANSGYLARILQHFSSENKPICAIGNGVAALCCATNEDKSWVFQEYSLTGPSVYELVRLPGFASLPIIVEDFSKDSGATFSAEND
- the GATD1 gene encoding glutamine amidotransferase-like class 1 domain-containing protein 1 isoform X4; this translates as MSERLSKPTCLIVASAAAAGVSADSFFHSFTLASSAFNLQVATPGGKPIDFVGVNEANMRWIQDFRMKSYANPAKLESTDGARYHALLIPDCPGALTDLANSGYLARILQHFSSENKPICAIGNGVAALCCATNEDKSWVFQEYSLTGPSVYELVRLPGFASLPIIVEDFSKDSGATFSEND
- the GATD1 gene encoding glutamine amidotransferase-like class 1 domain-containing protein 1 isoform X1, which encodes MSERLSKPTCLIVASAAAAGVSADSFFHSFTLASSAFNLQVATPGGKPIDFVGVNEANMRWIQDFRMKSYANPAKLESTDGARYHALLIPDCPGALTDLANSGYLARILQHFSSENKPICAIGNGVAALCCATNEDKSWVFQEYSLTGPSVYELVRLPGFASLPIIVEDFSKDSGATFSASKADAVHVVLDRHLVTGQNENSTVTAVQNLIFLCSGSRK
- the GATD1 gene encoding glutamine amidotransferase-like class 1 domain-containing protein 1 isoform X2; translated protein: MSERLSKPTCLIVASAAAAGVSADSFFHSFTLASSAFNLQVATPGGKPIDFVGVNEANMRWIQDFRMKSYANPAKLESTDGARYHALLIPDCPGALTDLANSGYLARILQHFSSENKPICAIGNGVAALCCATNEDKSWVFQEYSLTGPSVYELVRLPGFASLPIIVEDFSKDSGATFSASKADAVHVVLDRHLVTGQNENSTVTAVQNLIFLCSGRK